The following proteins come from a genomic window of Thiothrix winogradskyi:
- the rseP gene encoding RIP metalloprotease RseP has product MNLLIIIPAFLVAIGILVTVHEFGHFWVARKLGVKVLRFSVGFGKPLWRRVSNDADQIEYVVAALPFGGYVKMLDERECEEGCEIPEKDLPRAFNRQALWKRAAIVVAGPVANFLLAILIYAMVNMIGQDAMRPYVDVVKDSPMATAGFQPGEEVTAINGIATASWEDMRMLLIDEYLKSPQLLFSVKTTDGSALQRQLDLSKVAMFDEEAGALDKLGLNPWLPPYDVVVDAVLPDTPAAQAGLQAQDKILQIDDLKPTGRRAFIEHVQQHADQPVVLTVERNGNSQTLTVTPRINPASGVETATIGAQLASPPASLREQVYFTQSYGVVESLWRGMQKTWQMSVVTLKLMGRMLTGDVSLKNISGPVTIAQYAGVTASIGFTVYLGFLAIVSVSLGVLNLLPIPMLDGGHLFYYLIEWIKGSPVSAETEAVGFRVGMAIIGGLMVLALYNDVTRLLN; this is encoded by the coding sequence ATGAACTTGTTAATCATAATTCCTGCATTCCTTGTCGCAATTGGTATATTGGTAACAGTACACGAATTCGGACATTTCTGGGTCGCCCGTAAACTGGGTGTTAAAGTCCTGCGTTTTTCGGTCGGTTTTGGTAAACCGCTGTGGCGGCGCGTCTCTAACGATGCTGATCAGATTGAATACGTGGTTGCTGCCTTGCCATTCGGTGGCTACGTCAAAATGCTGGATGAGCGCGAATGCGAAGAGGGTTGTGAAATCCCTGAGAAGGATTTGCCACGAGCATTTAACCGTCAGGCATTGTGGAAGCGGGCGGCGATTGTGGTGGCAGGGCCGGTGGCTAACTTCTTGTTGGCTATCCTGATTTATGCAATGGTGAATATGATCGGTCAGGATGCGATGCGCCCGTATGTCGATGTGGTGAAAGATTCCCCGATGGCGACGGCAGGCTTCCAGCCCGGCGAAGAAGTGACCGCCATTAACGGCATTGCGACGGCTTCGTGGGAAGACATGCGCATGTTGCTGATTGATGAGTATCTGAAATCCCCGCAGTTGTTGTTCAGTGTGAAAACAACGGATGGTTCAGCCCTGCAACGCCAACTGGATTTGAGTAAGGTGGCGATGTTTGATGAGGAGGCGGGCGCGTTGGATAAGCTGGGTTTGAATCCCTGGTTGCCGCCTTACGATGTGGTGGTTGATGCGGTTTTACCGGATACACCGGCAGCGCAGGCAGGTTTGCAAGCACAGGATAAGATTCTGCAAATTGATGACCTGAAGCCAACCGGTAGGCGTGCTTTCATTGAGCATGTTCAGCAACACGCCGATCAACCCGTGGTCTTAACGGTTGAACGTAATGGCAATTCGCAAACCTTGACTGTTACCCCGCGTATTAACCCGGCGAGTGGCGTGGAGACTGCTACCATTGGAGCGCAATTAGCCTCACCGCCTGCGAGTTTGCGCGAGCAAGTTTATTTCACCCAATCGTATGGTGTTGTCGAATCGCTGTGGCGTGGAATGCAGAAAACTTGGCAGATGTCAGTCGTGACCTTAAAATTGATGGGACGGATGCTGACCGGGGATGTGTCTTTGAAGAATATCAGCGGACCGGTGACTATCGCGCAATATGCCGGTGTTACCGCTTCCATTGGTTTTACGGTTTACCTGGGGTTTCTTGCGATTGTAAGTGTTAGCCTTGGGGTATTGAATTTGCTGCCTATTCCGATGTTGGATGGTGGGCATTTGTTTTATTATCTGATTGAATGGATCAAAGGTAGCCCGGTGTCGGCAGAAACGGAAGCCGTCGGTTTTCGGGTGGGAATGGCAATCATTGGCGGACTGATGGTGCTTGCCTTGTATAATGACGTTACACGGTTATTAAATTAA
- the ispC gene encoding 1-deoxy-D-xylulose-5-phosphate reductoisomerase, whose translation MASKGITILGASGSIGVSTLDVLARHPERFHVYALTANSNVEKLFEQCQQFQPRYAVMVDPLAASLLEQRLQAVGSEVVVLAGAEALDAVASSPDTDYVMAAIVGAAGLVPTLAAARAGKRVMLANKEALVMSGQLFIDAVREHGAELLPIDSEHNAVFQCLPTDGKNGVEKILLTASGGPFRTWSARDLQAITPEQAVAHPNWSMGQKISVDSATLMNKGLEVIEACWLFGLPAERVEVVVHPQSTIHSMVSYNDGSVLAQLGNPDMRTPIAYALGWPERLASGVAPLDLFATARLDFEQPDRERFPCLQLAYDAHERGGYATIALNAANEVAVKAFLGREIGFTDIPMLVRDVMLTASTGTPMNLEEILIQDEESRLRSLSWIKNKKIH comes from the coding sequence GTGGCATCTAAAGGCATTACGATTTTAGGCGCGAGTGGCAGTATCGGGGTTAGTACCTTGGATGTGTTGGCGCGTCACCCTGAGCGCTTTCATGTCTACGCACTGACCGCTAATAGCAATGTGGAGAAGCTGTTTGAGCAATGCCAGCAGTTTCAGCCGCGTTATGCGGTGATGGTCGATCCGTTAGCCGCCAGTTTGCTGGAACAACGTTTGCAAGCGGTGGGCAGTGAGGTGGTGGTATTGGCGGGGGCGGAAGCCTTGGATGCAGTTGCCAGCAGCCCTGACACCGATTACGTGATGGCGGCGATTGTTGGTGCGGCGGGTTTGGTGCCGACTTTGGCGGCAGCGCGAGCCGGTAAGCGGGTAATGTTGGCGAATAAAGAAGCGCTGGTAATGTCGGGGCAATTGTTCATTGATGCGGTGCGTGAGCATGGCGCGGAATTATTACCGATTGATAGTGAACACAATGCGGTGTTTCAGTGTCTACCGACTGATGGTAAGAATGGCGTAGAAAAGATTTTATTGACGGCTTCGGGTGGGCCATTCCGTACTTGGTCGGCGCGTGATTTGCAGGCGATTACCCCGGAACAGGCCGTTGCGCACCCGAACTGGTCGATGGGGCAAAAGATTTCGGTCGATTCGGCTACCTTGATGAATAAGGGGCTGGAAGTGATTGAGGCTTGCTGGTTATTTGGTTTGCCTGCCGAGCGGGTGGAAGTGGTGGTACACCCACAAAGCACTATTCATTCGATGGTGTCCTATAATGATGGTTCGGTGTTGGCGCAATTGGGCAACCCGGATATGCGTACCCCGATTGCGTATGCCTTGGGGTGGCCTGAGCGCTTAGCGTCAGGGGTAGCACCGTTGGATTTGTTTGCGACCGCAAGATTGGATTTTGAACAGCCTGACAGGGAACGCTTTCCATGCTTGCAACTGGCTTATGATGCTCATGAGCGCGGTGGTTATGCCACGATTGCGTTGAATGCGGCGAATGAAGTGGCAGTGAAAGCCTTTCTGGGGCGCGAAATCGGTTTTACCGATATTCCGATGCTGGTAAGGGATGTGATGCTTACGGCATCCACTGGCACGCCGATGAACCTCGAAGAGATACTTATTCAGGATGAGGAAAGCCGTTTGCGTTCACTATCCTGGATAAAAAACAAGAAAATACATTAA
- a CDS encoding phosphatidate cytidylyltransferase, whose translation MLKQRVITGLVLILLVFAGIVFLPIELFGLFSLMFIVGLGAWEWAGLTGCYLPEKRMAGAMMILTGSIPLVFIRPDPVWVLAVSIPVWLLVLVALKVYPRNAGFYKKHALAMRLSGILVLLPAWYALMHLHVMHYTYVIYLITLIALADTAAYFTGRKLGRNKLAPDLSPGKTKEGVSGAVIVTAIWAGLAGFWLDIPEGKTVIFMALSMFVVLMSVAGDLFESLLKREAGVKDSGNILPGHGGILDRVDSLLAAAPLFTLGLLWLGISRGI comes from the coding sequence ATGCTTAAACAACGGGTGATTACGGGGCTGGTGCTGATTTTGTTGGTATTTGCCGGTATCGTGTTCCTGCCAATCGAGTTGTTTGGCTTGTTTTCATTGATGTTCATCGTTGGCTTAGGTGCTTGGGAATGGGCAGGGCTGACCGGTTGTTATCTGCCTGAAAAGCGCATGGCTGGCGCAATGATGATTTTGACCGGTTCGATTCCTTTGGTGTTTATTCGTCCTGATCCCGTTTGGGTCTTGGCGGTGAGCATTCCGGTGTGGCTGCTGGTTCTGGTGGCGTTGAAGGTCTATCCACGCAATGCGGGATTCTATAAGAAACACGCGCTGGCGATGCGTTTATCGGGCATTTTGGTGTTGTTACCCGCTTGGTATGCGTTGATGCATTTGCATGTGATGCATTACACCTACGTTATTTATTTGATTACCTTGATTGCCTTGGCAGATACAGCGGCGTATTTCACCGGACGTAAGCTGGGTAGAAATAAGTTGGCACCCGATTTAAGCCCCGGTAAAACCAAAGAGGGCGTGTCGGGGGCTGTCATCGTCACCGCTATTTGGGCAGGGTTAGCCGGTTTTTGGCTGGATATTCCTGAGGGTAAAACGGTTATTTTCATGGCGCTCTCCATGTTTGTGGTGCTGATGTCAGTGGCAGGTGATTTGTTTGAAAGTTTGCTGAAGCGCGAAGCTGGGGTGAAGGATAGCGGGAACATTTTACCGGGACACGGCGGGATTCTGGATCGTGTTGATAGCTTACTAGCGGCAGCACCGTTATTCACACTCGGTTTATTGTGGCTGGGGATTTCGCGTGGCATCTAA
- the uppS gene encoding polyprenyl diphosphate synthase, whose product MTNTTPKDAVPRHVAIVMDGNGRWAKSRYLPRLMGHHRGVEAARKVIRGCSSAGVECLTLFAFSSENWRRPEEEVSGLMSLFMSALERESAALFRHNVKMRFIGDRSGFSVSLQEKIQQVEAMTASCTGMRLLIAANYGGRWDILQAVRTVASRIAAGELDAVTLDEATFGGLLSTNGVPEPDLFIRTGGEKRISNFLMWQLAYAELYFTDVLWPEFDEQCLRDAFADFACRQRRFGMTGEQVSGGKHA is encoded by the coding sequence ATGACAAATACAACGCCAAAAGATGCGGTTCCCCGCCATGTTGCTATTGTAATGGATGGCAACGGGCGCTGGGCGAAATCACGCTACCTCCCCCGTTTGATGGGGCATCACCGGGGAGTCGAAGCGGCTCGCAAAGTTATCCGTGGTTGCAGCAGTGCCGGGGTGGAATGCCTGACACTGTTCGCGTTCAGCAGTGAAAATTGGCGTAGGCCCGAAGAGGAAGTCAGCGGTCTGATGTCATTGTTCATGTCCGCGCTGGAGCGCGAATCGGCTGCTTTGTTCCGGCATAATGTCAAAATGCGTTTTATTGGCGACCGCAGTGGTTTTTCTGTTAGTTTGCAAGAAAAAATCCAGCAAGTGGAGGCAATGACCGCCAGTTGTACCGGAATGCGTTTGCTGATTGCTGCGAATTACGGTGGGCGCTGGGACATTTTGCAGGCAGTGCGCACTGTTGCCAGCCGTATTGCTGCCGGTGAGTTGGACGCAGTGACGTTGGATGAGGCAACGTTTGGTGGTTTATTGTCTACTAATGGCGTGCCTGAACCCGATTTATTTATTCGTACAGGTGGGGAAAAACGCATCAGTAATTTCCTGATGTGGCAATTGGCATACGCGGAATTGTATTTCACGGATGTATTATGGCCGGAATTTGACGAGCAATGCTTGCGTGATGCCTTTGCGGATTTTGCGTGTCGGCAGCGGCGTTTCGGTATGACAGGCGAACAGGTATCGGGAGGGAAACATGCTTAA
- the frr gene encoding ribosome recycling factor, with translation MIADIKKDAEQRMHKSIDALRNDLTKIRTGRAHPSLLDQVTVDYYGSDVPLSQVANVSTEDARTLKVVPWEKQMAAKIEKAILTSNLGLNPANDGNAIRVPLPALTEERRRDLVKVVKAEAEGARVAIRNIRRDANSDFKALLKEKEISEDEERRAADDIQKLTDQFIKEVETVLEKKEKELMEV, from the coding sequence ATGATTGCAGACATTAAAAAAGATGCAGAGCAGCGGATGCACAAAAGTATTGACGCGCTACGCAATGATTTGACAAAGATTCGTACCGGTCGGGCGCACCCCAGTTTATTGGATCAGGTGACGGTCGATTACTACGGTTCGGACGTTCCCCTTAGCCAAGTGGCGAATGTGAGTACCGAAGATGCGCGTACTTTGAAAGTTGTGCCGTGGGAAAAGCAAATGGCTGCGAAGATCGAGAAAGCCATTCTAACGTCTAACCTTGGCTTGAATCCTGCGAATGACGGCAATGCAATCCGCGTACCGTTACCCGCGTTAACCGAAGAACGTCGCCGTGATCTGGTGAAAGTGGTTAAGGCAGAAGCGGAAGGAGCACGGGTTGCTATCCGCAATATTCGCCGTGATGCCAATTCCGATTTCAAGGCATTGCTTAAAGAAAAAGAGATTTCCGAAGACGAAGAACGCCGCGCAGCGGATGACATCCAGAAACTGACTGACCAGTTCATTAAAGAGGTGGAAACAGTGCTGGAAAAGAAAGAAAAAGAACTGATGGAAGTTTGA
- the pyrH gene encoding UMP kinase yields the protein MASNIPNAEPRFRRILLKLSGEALLGNQDSGIDPDILYRVAGEALAVQRSGVQVAIVIGGGNLFRGAGLAEKGMDRVRGDQMGMLATVMNSLAMQDALEKLGANCRVLTALGIDQVGERYSAHQARRYLEQGDIVICAAGSGNPFFTTDTAASLRGVELQCDLLLKATKVDGIYDADPKKNPAAKRFDRLSFEDAIQRQLGVMDLTAMVMCRDNKLTLGVFDMFAPGALAAIVCGENVGTLVEV from the coding sequence ATGGCATCTAACATACCCAACGCCGAACCCCGTTTCCGCCGCATTCTTCTCAAACTCAGTGGTGAAGCCTTACTAGGCAACCAAGATTCCGGCATTGACCCCGACATTCTCTACCGTGTGGCAGGTGAAGCCCTTGCTGTGCAACGTTCAGGCGTACAAGTCGCCATTGTTATCGGTGGCGGTAATTTGTTCCGTGGCGCTGGCTTGGCAGAAAAAGGCATGGATCGGGTGCGTGGCGACCAGATGGGTATGTTGGCAACCGTGATGAATTCCCTTGCGATGCAAGACGCGCTTGAAAAGCTTGGTGCTAATTGCCGCGTGTTGACAGCTTTGGGCATTGATCAGGTGGGCGAACGTTATTCCGCGCATCAAGCCCGCCGTTATTTGGAGCAGGGCGACATCGTTATTTGCGCAGCAGGCAGTGGCAACCCGTTTTTTACGACGGATACGGCTGCCAGCTTACGCGGGGTTGAATTACAATGTGACTTGCTGTTGAAGGCGACTAAAGTGGATGGTATCTATGATGCTGACCCGAAAAAAAATCCTGCGGCTAAACGCTTTGATCGGTTATCCTTCGAGGACGCAATCCAGCGCCAATTGGGCGTGATGGACTTAACGGCAATGGTAATGTGCCGTGACAATAAACTGACCCTCGGTGTGTTTGATATGTTCGCACCGGGGGCGCTTGCTGCAATTGTTTGTGGCGAGAATGTTGGAACTTTGGTTGAGGTTTAA
- the tsf gene encoding translation elongation factor Ts — protein sequence MAITAGMVKELRERTGAGMMECKKALTETNGDMEAAIDLMRKSGAAKADKKAGRVAAEGRVVIALTADAKRAAVVEVNSETDFAAKDSFFVAFADEVGAIALANNVADVEALSALTEASRTALIAKIGENVQVRRLVWVDAGDGQLSTYQHGAKIGVVVSMKGGEDEMGKHIAMHIAASRPACVDESGVPAEMVEREREIQIDIAMQSGKAREIAEKMVVGRMKKFLGEITLVGQPFVMNPDQTVGDLLASKGATIAEFVRLEVGEGIEKKQDNFAEEVAAQAAAAAGN from the coding sequence ATGGCAATTACTGCTGGAATGGTGAAAGAGCTGCGCGAACGTACTGGCGCAGGCATGATGGAATGCAAAAAAGCCCTGACTGAAACCAATGGTGACATGGAAGCGGCTATCGACCTGATGCGCAAATCCGGTGCAGCGAAAGCTGACAAGAAAGCCGGTCGTGTTGCTGCGGAAGGTCGTGTTGTGATTGCACTGACGGCTGATGCAAAACGTGCAGCCGTGGTTGAAGTCAACAGCGAAACTGACTTTGCAGCAAAAGACAGCTTCTTCGTGGCATTTGCTGATGAAGTTGGCGCAATTGCACTGGCAAACAATGTGGCGGATGTGGAAGCACTGTCAGCATTGACTGAAGCTAGCCGTACTGCACTGATTGCTAAAATCGGTGAAAACGTGCAAGTGCGTCGCTTGGTGTGGGTTGATGCGGGTGACGGTCAATTGTCTACCTATCAACACGGCGCAAAAATCGGCGTTGTGGTTAGCATGAAAGGTGGCGAAGATGAGATGGGCAAGCACATTGCGATGCACATCGCAGCTAGCCGTCCTGCTTGCGTTGACGAATCCGGTGTTCCGGCTGAAATGGTTGAGCGTGAGCGCGAAATTCAGATCGACATCGCAATGCAAAGCGGCAAAGCGCGTGAAATCGCTGAAAAGATGGTTGTCGGTCGCATGAAGAAATTCTTGGGCGAAATCACCTTGGTGGGTCAGCCGTTCGTGATGAACCCTGATCAAACCGTTGGCGATTTGCTGGCATCCAAAGGCGCGACCATTGCTGAGTTCGTGCGTTTGGAAGTTGGCGAAGGCATCGAGAAGAAGCAGGATAACTTTGCTGAGGAAGTAGCGGCGCAAGCGGCTGCGGCGGCAGGGAACTAA
- the rpsB gene encoding 30S ribosomal protein S2 codes for MPKVTMRQMLEAGVHFGHQTRYWNPKMGQFIFGERNKIHIINLEQSLPMFNDATNFIGKLAAKGGKVMFVGTKRSARDAVSEAATACKMPYVNHRWLGGMLTNFKTVKQSIKRLKDLERMAEDGTFQKLGKKEILTLTREAEKLERSLGGIKDMRGLPDAIFVIDVGYEKIAVQEANKLGIPVIGIVDTNNSLQGVDYVIPGNDDAIRAIQLYVSAAADAINEGHTAAAVMPMPEAEAPAEAAADEAQTTDAAGE; via the coding sequence ATGCCTAAAGTTACTATGCGCCAAATGCTCGAAGCTGGCGTTCACTTCGGTCACCAGACCCGTTACTGGAACCCTAAAATGGGTCAGTTCATCTTTGGTGAGCGTAACAAAATTCACATCATCAACCTTGAGCAGTCACTGCCAATGTTCAATGATGCGACTAACTTCATTGGCAAGTTAGCTGCTAAAGGCGGCAAAGTTATGTTTGTCGGCACCAAGCGTTCCGCGCGTGATGCGGTCAGCGAAGCTGCCACTGCTTGCAAAATGCCTTACGTCAACCATCGCTGGTTGGGTGGGATGCTGACTAACTTCAAAACAGTCAAGCAATCCATCAAGCGTTTGAAAGATCTGGAGCGTATGGCTGAAGACGGCACCTTCCAGAAATTGGGCAAAAAAGAAATCCTGACCTTGACCCGTGAAGCTGAAAAGCTGGAACGCAGCCTTGGCGGGATCAAAGACATGCGCGGCTTGCCGGATGCAATTTTCGTTATCGACGTAGGCTACGAAAAAATCGCAGTTCAAGAAGCAAACAAACTGGGTATCCCGGTCATTGGTATCGTCGATACCAACAACTCCCTGCAAGGTGTTGATTACGTGATTCCAGGCAACGATGACGCAATCCGCGCTATCCAATTGTACGTTTCTGCGGCTGCTGATGCGATCAATGAAGGTCACACCGCTGCTGCGGTTATGCCAATGCCGGAAGCGGAAGCACCAGCAGAAGCTGCTGCTGACGAAGCACAAACCACTGACGCTGCTGGCGAATAA
- the map gene encoding type I methionyl aminopeptidase, giving the protein MAKTQRDQTITIKTADEIAKMRVAGKLAADVLDMIGECVKQGVTTDELNQICHDYIVNVQQAIPAPLNYGTPPFPKSICTSLNHVVCHGIPGDKKLKSGDALNIDITVLKDGYHGDTSKMFHVGEPTIAGKRLSHITQQCMYLGILEVRPGAPFGNIGKAIQRHAHAHNYTVVEEFCGHGIGSRFHEAPQILHYYSKDSDKIVMEAGMIFTIEPMINQGKRHLKILPDKWTAVTKDHKLSAQWEHTVLVTEEGFEILTLRTEEANWRDSL; this is encoded by the coding sequence ATGGCAAAGACACAACGCGATCAAACAATAACGATCAAAACGGCGGACGAAATCGCCAAAATGCGGGTAGCAGGTAAGCTGGCAGCCGATGTACTGGACATGATTGGCGAGTGCGTCAAACAGGGTGTCACCACCGATGAACTGAATCAAATCTGCCACGATTACATTGTGAATGTGCAGCAAGCGATTCCAGCACCATTAAACTACGGTACACCGCCCTTCCCTAAATCCATCTGTACCTCGCTCAATCACGTTGTGTGCCACGGCATTCCCGGCGACAAGAAATTGAAAAGCGGCGATGCATTGAATATCGACATTACTGTCCTCAAAGATGGCTATCACGGCGACACCAGCAAAATGTTCCACGTCGGCGAACCGACCATTGCGGGCAAACGCTTAAGCCACATTACCCAGCAGTGCATGTATCTCGGCATTTTAGAAGTCCGCCCCGGCGCACCTTTCGGCAATATTGGCAAAGCGATCCAACGCCATGCCCATGCGCACAACTACACGGTGGTCGAAGAATTCTGCGGGCACGGCATTGGCAGCCGTTTCCACGAAGCCCCGCAAATCCTGCACTACTACAGCAAAGACAGTGACAAAATCGTTATGGAGGCGGGGATGATTTTCACCATCGAGCCGATGATTAACCAAGGCAAACGCCACCTGAAAATCCTCCCGGATAAATGGACTGCCGTCACCAAAGACCACAAACTTTCCGCACAATGGGAACACACTGTGTTGGTCACGGAAGAGGGTTTTGAAATCCTCACCCTCCGTACCGAAGAAGCTAACTGGCGCGACAGTCTATGA
- the glnD gene encoding [protein-PII] uridylyltransferase, with protein MIQTNALLDVYTQLLARETLRTADYAQAIRDARKLLGEAFHAGSDIRILLRDHAEFIDTLLQHLWGLNGIPQHHRATLIAVGGYGRRELHPASDVDLLILLTETPGEECRERLSSFITLLWDIGLDVGHSVRTFDECLETAHADLTVITNLIESRYLCGNEPLFQRLREAISPAHMWSSAEFFQAKLEEQKKRYLKLGDTSHRVEPNLKEGRGGLRDIQTIGWVTHREYGTMSLQELYENRLLEYDEFQTLREGREFLWRIRFALHQLANRKEDRLLFDYQRTLAHLFGYTDDTDNAAVEAFMQRYYRTITDLERLNEMLMGIFRERILTQHPPLPEMLGEWYQKRGNLISVNSPDVFVLYPTALLEIFLLLQMIPGVTGLTPDTTRLIRHNLHRIDASFRQQARHRQLFIQILRQPKSITFVMRLMNRYGILAAYIPAFANIVGRMQYDLFHMYTVDEHTLFVVRNVRRYSTALGAQELPLCAEVFKTLRDPEILYLAGLFHDIAKGRKGDHSVLGATDAYDFCREHGLNLHDASLVSWLVRHHLLMSMTAQRKDISDPAVIHEFAGIVASQSRLDCLFLLTIADIRGTNPKLWNSWKQSLLHELYHSTRRLLSNRTLLTHESQLLIEEKRNAALEPLLQEGFSAAECSALWQQFGADYHLMHSVESVLWHTRHILTEAALKPTLIHIRRTVSGSSNVLFVYTRDRDDLFSRVVASLEQLNLNVVQARIVSTTEGFDLYTLHILGPDNQLIISDVDQQHIIDTLSNNLERDQPYHHSHRKPRILRNFDVPTRIYFSQQPEKNLTLLEINAGDMPGLLSRLGEAMDGLGLRVHNARINTLGEQAQDIFYITTRNCEMIVDEAQQAHIRHTLEQALQLH; from the coding sequence ATGATTCAAACCAATGCATTGCTGGATGTTTACACCCAGCTCCTGGCACGTGAGACGTTACGCACCGCCGATTACGCCCAAGCAATACGGGATGCCCGCAAATTATTGGGGGAAGCATTTCACGCAGGCAGCGACATTCGCATCCTGCTGCGCGATCACGCGGAATTCATCGACACCCTGTTACAGCATTTGTGGGGGCTGAACGGCATTCCCCAACATCACCGTGCTACGCTGATTGCAGTGGGCGGCTATGGCAGGCGTGAACTCCACCCCGCTTCCGATGTGGATTTGCTGATTTTGCTCACCGAAACACCGGGCGAAGAATGCCGTGAACGGCTTTCCAGCTTTATCACCCTGTTGTGGGATATTGGCTTAGACGTGGGTCACAGTGTACGCACCTTCGATGAATGTTTAGAAACCGCCCACGCCGACCTTACGGTCATCACCAATTTAATCGAATCCCGTTATCTCTGTGGCAATGAGCCGCTGTTCCAACGTTTACGTGAAGCAATTTCCCCCGCCCACATGTGGAGCAGTGCAGAATTTTTCCAAGCCAAACTCGAGGAACAGAAAAAACGTTACCTCAAACTAGGCGACACTTCACACCGGGTTGAACCCAATCTCAAGGAAGGTCGTGGCGGCTTGCGGGATATTCAGACCATCGGTTGGGTCACACACCGCGAATACGGCACGATGTCCTTACAAGAGCTGTACGAAAACCGGCTATTGGAATACGACGAATTCCAAACCTTGCGCGAGGGTCGTGAGTTTCTGTGGCGCATTCGCTTTGCCCTGCACCAACTCGCCAACCGCAAAGAAGACCGTTTGCTGTTTGATTATCAGCGCACATTGGCACACCTGTTTGGGTATACCGACGATACCGATAATGCAGCGGTGGAAGCGTTTATGCAGCGCTACTACCGCACGATTACCGATCTGGAACGCTTAAACGAGATGCTGATGGGGATTTTCCGTGAACGCATTCTCACGCAACACCCACCCTTGCCCGAAATGTTGGGTGAGTGGTATCAAAAGCGCGGCAACCTGATTTCGGTGAATTCGCCCGATGTCTTTGTGCTGTACCCGACAGCGCTGCTGGAAATTTTCCTGCTGCTGCAAATGATACCGGGCGTCACCGGGCTGACCCCCGATACCACTCGCCTGATTCGGCATAATTTGCACCGTATTGATGCCAGTTTCCGGCAACAAGCCCGCCATCGGCAACTCTTCATCCAAATCTTACGCCAACCCAAAAGCATTACGTTTGTAATGCGCTTAATGAATCGCTACGGCATTTTGGCGGCGTATATCCCTGCGTTTGCCAATATCGTCGGGCGGATGCAATACGATTTGTTCCACATGTACACGGTGGATGAACACACCCTGTTTGTGGTGCGCAATGTACGGCGTTACAGCACCGCACTGGGCGCTCAGGAATTGCCCTTGTGTGCTGAAGTCTTTAAAACTTTGCGTGACCCAGAAATTTTGTACCTGGCAGGGTTATTCCACGACATTGCCAAAGGGCGCAAAGGGGATCACTCGGTATTAGGCGCGACCGATGCTTACGATTTCTGCCGGGAACACGGTCTTAATTTGCACGATGCCTCGCTGGTCAGTTGGTTGGTACGTCATCACTTGCTCATGAGCATGACCGCGCAGCGCAAAGACATTAGCGACCCTGCCGTGATTCACGAATTCGCGGGCATTGTGGCATCGCAAAGCCGTCTTGACTGCTTATTTTTGCTCACCATTGCGGATATTCGCGGCACCAACCCCAAACTCTGGAACAGTTGGAAACAATCCCTGCTGCATGAACTCTACCACTCCACCCGCCGCTTATTGAGCAACCGTACCCTGCTGACCCACGAAAGCCAGTTATTGATCGAAGAAAAGCGCAATGCGGCACTCGAACCGCTGTTACAGGAAGGCTTTAGCGCTGCCGAATGCAGCGCACTCTGGCAGCAATTCGGTGCTGATTATCACCTGATGCATTCGGTGGAATCCGTGCTCTGGCATACTCGCCACATTCTCACCGAAGCGGCACTCAAACCCACTCTGATCCACATCCGCCGTACTGTATCAGGCAGCAGCAACGTACTGTTTGTCTACACCAGAGACCGCGACGATCTGTTTTCGCGGGTAGTCGCGTCGTTGGAACAGCTTAACCTCAACGTGGTGCAGGCACGCATTGTCTCGACCACCGAAGGTTTCGACCTGTACACCCTGCACATCCTCGGCCCTGACAATCAGCTCATTATCAGTGACGTTGACCAACAACACATCATTGACACCTTATCCAACAATCTGGAACGCGACCAACCCTACCATCACAGCCATCGCAAACCGCGCATTTTGCGTAACTTCGATGTACCCACCCGCATTTATTTCAGCCAGCAACCCGAAAAAAATCTGACCTTGCTGGAAATCAATGCCGGTGACATGCCGGGTTTGCTGTCACGCCTCGGTGAAGCAATGGATGGCTTGGGGCTGCGGGTACACAACGCCCGCATCAATACCCTCGGCGAACAAGCGCAGGATATTTTCTACATCACCACCCGCAACTGCGAAATGATTGTGGATGAAGCGCAACAAGCGCACATTCGGCACACGCTGGAACAAGCCTTGCAACTCCATTAA